From one Amaranthus tricolor cultivar Red isolate AtriRed21 chromosome 17, ASM2621246v1, whole genome shotgun sequence genomic stretch:
- the LOC130803527 gene encoding leucine-rich repeat receptor protein kinase HPCA1-like, translated as MLMFPSNFLFSNKIGEFIDSNICSFERGPCTLVIPSVLSSLNLAYYNKLLLSCINIKFYKILLTIQHSEVDDDNTFYSIFEVPNTESITIWLTVAMSSSNLACMLLIFSYIGIEATAQTDANDLAVLKSLKKQWKNTPSNWDGTDPCGEKWDGIFCSGSRVTTVLLSRAKLIGSLPQVVLSLSELKKLDLSDNNKLTGSLPLNIGSLKNLEILILSGCSFSGQIPESIGSMLQLKRLFLNSNNFNGSIPHSIGNLRKLLWLDLTNNQLNGKLPISSKTTPGLDQLHEAEHFHFGQNKLSGEIPRELFHVDMKLRHLIFNDNWLTGSIPDTLELVLSFEVIRLDRNELSGLVPQNLSRLAKVGELNLANNNLIGPVPDLSEMHSLAYVNLSNNSFDESKIPLWCSTLPNITTLKMENTNLIGQIPATLFNQSDLQTVLLRNNKLNGTVNLATGYGSKLRFIDLRNTSIDEINAGEYNYRILFDGETVCRKGETQGNCNDDLPIDFFEYIPQTQCVSLSCFENQRKKACKRPYLGRLIFLSYNFSDLHTSSYYNFNNTLKTTIGSHHISEICLVRSRIDLSYDYLVLEIAILPPEGEHFNQSLISFIGNILQEHIFSVQLPYKLTLGCNDPGENTLLVSQEKYYLHFYLFFCSFDTSLPILMSCELDKCEMKNPNYDLIIGASISFFVLVLITIFVGAYAYRQRKIAIRAIKLNNPFATWNKDDLPQLKGVKVFTLEDVERYTNNFSHASEIGIGGYGKVYKGKLDNEQLVAIKRAKKDSLQSAHEFKTEIELLSRVHHRNIVSLVGFCIDKDEQMLIYEYVPNNSLKASLRGSSGVRLDWMSRLMVALGAARALAYLHELADPPIIHRDIKSGNILLDDYLNAKVGDFGLCKPVRNDTDYSTSQIKGTMGYLDPEYLSGRQLTEKSDVYSFGVVMLELITGRPPLEKNKGYLVQEVKVTMNETGYIYNLVDPVIRSGNLICIEEFTELALLCVKDSGYKRPSMSEVVKEIESIIQTARRSLSVVLSSYEGTSEIDSGQSSSVISAYDGSSRLLR; from the exons ATGCTTATGTTTCCATCCAACTTCCTTTTCTCTAATAAAATTGGAGAATTTATAGACAGCAACATTTGTTCTTTTGAGAGGGGACCTTGTACACTTGTTATTCCCTCAGTCCTCAGCAGCTTGAACTTAGCTTATTATAACAAATTGTTATTAAGttgtattaatataaaattttataaaatattactcACAATTCAGCATTCTGAGGTAGATGACGATAATACATTTTACTCCATCTTTGAAGTCCCTAATACCGAATCAATTACTATTTGGTTGACTGTAGCCATGAGTTCTAGCAATTTGGCATGCATGTtgcttatattttcatatattgGCATTGAAGCCACAGCACAAACAGATGCGAATGATT TGGCCGTGCTTAAATCTCTCAAAAAACAATGGAAAAACACGCCATCCAACTGGGACGGAACTGATCCATGTGGTGAAAAATGGGATGGTATTTTCTGCAGTGGCTCCCGTGTGACTACTGT ATTACTATCACGTGCGAAATTGATAGGTTCACTTCCTCAAGTTGTCTTGTCATTATCCGAGTTGAAGAAGCT GGATCTTTCAGACAACAATAAGCTGACTGGTAGTCTGCCATTAAATATTGGAAGTCTGAAGAATTTAGAAATACT TATTCTGTCTGGCTGTAGTTTCTCTGGCCAAATTCCTGAATCAATAGGATCCATGCTTCAGCTCAAGAGATT GTTtctcaattctaataacttcaatgGATCAATACCACATTCTATTGGAAATCTCCGGAAACTTCTCTGGCTTGATTTGACTAACAACCAGTTGAACGGAAAACTGCCAATATCTAGCAAGACAACACCAGGCCTGGATCAGCTACATGAAGCAGAACATTT TCATTTTGGACAAAATAAACTTTCTGGGGAAATTCCGCGTGAACTTTTTCACGTTGATATGAAACTGAGGCATCT AATTTTCAATGACAACTGGCTAACTGGAAGTATCCCGGACACATTAGAACTTGTGCTTTCTTTTGAGGTCAT TCGTTTAGACAGGAATGAACTTAGTGGCTTAGTTCCACAGAATCTTAGTAGGCTCGCAAAAGTGGGTGAATT GAACTTGGCTAACAATAACTTGATTGGTCCAGTCCCTGATCTTTCAGAAATGCATTCCCTTGCATATGTGA ATCTGAGTAATAATAGTTTTGATGAATCAAAAATTCCTCTATGGTGCTCAACTTTGCCGAATATAACTACACT AAAGATGGAAAACACTAACCTAATAGGCCAAATACCAGCAACACTGTTCAATCAGTCTGATCTGCAAACTGT GCTACTAAGAAATAACAAACTCAACGGCACTGTGAATCTTGCGACTGGCTATGGCAGTAAACTTCGCTTTATAGATTTGCGGAATACTTCCATTGATGAGATAAATGCAGGAGAATACAATTACAGGATTCT ATTTGATGGCGAAACAGTCTGCAGAAAAGGAGAAACTCAAGGAAACTGCAACGATGACCTACCAATTGATTTTTTTGAGTATATACCACAAACACAATGTGTTTCTCTATCTTGCTTCGAGAACCAGCGTAAAAAGGCTTGTAAACGTCCCTACCTTGGTCGTTTGATCTTTCTATCATACAACTTTTCTGATTTACACACCTCATCTTACTATAACTTCAATAATACTCTCAAGACTACTATTGGTTCCCACCACATAAGTGAAATATGTTTGGTTCGTTCAAGGATAGACCTTTCATATGATTATCTCGTGTTGGAAATAGCAATACTTCCTCCTGAGGGTGAACATTTTAATCAATCATTAATCTCTTTCATTGGGAATATCCTCCAAGAGCATATTTTTAGTGTACAATTACCCTATAAGCTCACTCTAGGTTGTAATGATCCAGGTGAGAATACACTTTTAGTTagtcaagaaaaatattatttacatttttatctatttttttgttcatttgatACCTCTCTTCCTATTCTAATGTCATGCGAATTAGACAAATGTGAAATGAAGAACCCTAATTATGACCTCATTATTGGTGCGTCGATATCTTTCTTTGTGCTCGTGCTGATAACAATCTTTGTTGGAGCTTATGCTTATCGTCAAAGGAAAATAGCTATAAGAGcgattaaattaaataatcctTTTG CAACCTGGAATAAAGATGACCTTCCACAACTGAAAGGAGTTAAAGTATTCACTCTTGAAGACGTTGAACGTTACACCAATAACTTTTCACATGCAAGTGAGATCGGGATCGGAGGCTATGGGAAG GTTTATAAGGGGAAACTTGACAATGAACAACTAGTTGCAATTAAAAGAGCAAAGAAAGACTCGTTGCAGAGTGCGCATGAGTTCAAAACTGAGATTGAGCTTTTATCAAGGGTTCACCACAGAAATATTGTCAGTTTGGTTGGGTTTTGTATTGATAAAGATGAACAGATGCTTATTTATGAATATGTCCCAAATAACAGCTTAAAAGCGAGTCTTAGAG GGAGTTCGGGAGTTCGATTAGACTGGATGAGTAGATTGATGGTAGCCCTTGGTGCAGCTAGAGCTCTGGCATATCTACATGAGCTTGCAGATCCACCAATCATACACAGAGACATTAAATCAGGAAATATATTGCTCGATGATTATTTGAACGCAAAAGTGGGAGATTTTGGTCTGTGCAAACCAGTAAGGAATGATACAGATTATTCCACCTCTCAAATTAAAGGAACAATG GGGTACTTAGATCCTGAGTACCTGTCAGGCAGACAGTTAACTGAGAAGAGCGATGTCTATAGCTTTGGAGTAGTGATGCTCGAGCTGATAACTGGAAGGCCACCATTAGAAAAAAACAAGGGATATCTTGTCCAAGAAGTTAAGGTGACAATGAATGAGACAGGGTACATATACAATCTCGTTGACCCTGTCATACGTTCTGGTAATTTGATTTGCATCGAAGAATTTACAGAATTGGCACTTTTGTGTGTCAAGGATTCAGGATACAAGCGGCCTTCAATGAGTGAAGTGGTAAAAGAAATCGAGAGTATCATTCAGACTGCTAGAAGGAGCCTGAGTGTTGTTTTAAGTTCCTATGAAGGAACAAGTGAAATTGATTCTGGTCAGAGCAGTAGTGTCATCTCAGCTTACGATGGAAGCAGCCGTCTTCTACGATAA
- the LOC130803524 gene encoding uncharacterized protein LOC130803524 isoform X2, with the protein MSFKGTQQKCKVCDKTVCLMDQLSADGVAYHKSCFNVITAKASFSSKRKATSTPSVSTIPSVSNYNYELNYPEGYDQGLHDYAKEVEREIHIEDEEEEPTTPIGILRSRQSSTESHEVQQQQQRQARGKQVNFQSIDGGTGYFYKHLAKKHEIIKETHAASGSGTTSGSRQWRMDIFGGARSEREAKDNTRWQEKPYTVCRSD; encoded by the exons ATGTCGTTTAAAGGTACCCAACAGAAATGCAAAGTGTGTGATAAGACTGTTTGTTTGATGGATCAGCTTTCAGCTGATGGTGTTGCTTATCATAAGTCTTGCTTCAATGTAATCACTGCAAAAGCAAGCTTCag ctccaaaagaaaggccacttcaactccgtcggtatcaacaataCCTTcggttagtaattataattatgaattaaattatccagaagggtacgaccaaggattacacgattatgcaaaagaagtggaaagagaaatacataTTGAAGacgaagaagaggaaccaacaacccctattgggatacttAGATCTCGACAATCATCAACGGAATCACATGaagtacaacaacaacaacaaagacaagctcgtggtaaacaagtcaatttccaaagtatcg atGGTGGTACGGGATATTTctacaaacatttggcaaagaagcatgaaatcataaaagaaactcatgcagcaagcggcagtgGAACCACAAGTGGAAGTCGACAGTGGAGAATGGACATCTTcggcggag CCAGGTCAGAAAGAGAAGCAAAAGATAATACAAGATGGCAAGAGAAACCATACACAGTTTGCAGATCAGACTGA
- the LOC130803524 gene encoding uncharacterized protein LOC130803524 isoform X1, producing the protein MSFKGTQQKCKVCDKTVCLMDQLSADGVAYHKSCFNVITAKASFSSKRKATSTPSVSTIPSVSNYNYELNYPEGYDQGLHDYAKEVEREIHIEDEEEEPTTPIGILRSRQSSTESHEVQQQQQRQARGKQVNFQSIDGGTGYFYKHLAKKHEIIKETHAASGSGTTSGSRQWRMDIFGGVARQQKITRNSEVLLSGVHFGWIGLHNFN; encoded by the exons ATGTCGTTTAAAGGTACCCAACAGAAATGCAAAGTGTGTGATAAGACTGTTTGTTTGATGGATCAGCTTTCAGCTGATGGTGTTGCTTATCATAAGTCTTGCTTCAATGTAATCACTGCAAAAGCAAGCTTCag ctccaaaagaaaggccacttcaactccgtcggtatcaacaataCCTTcggttagtaattataattatgaattaaattatccagaagggtacgaccaaggattacacgattatgcaaaagaagtggaaagagaaatacataTTGAAGacgaagaagaggaaccaacaacccctattgggatacttAGATCTCGACAATCATCAACGGAATCACATGaagtacaacaacaacaacaaagacaagctcgtggtaaacaagtcaatttccaaagtatcg atGGTGGTACGGGATATTTctacaaacatttggcaaagaagcatgaaatcataaaagaaactcatgcagcaagcggcagtgGAACCACAAGTGGAAGTCGACAGTGGAGAATGGACATCTTcggcggag TTGCAAGGCAGCAAAAAATTACAAGAAACAGTGAAGTTTTACTTTCCGGTGTACATTTTGGTTGGATTGGGCTTCATAACTTTAACTAA
- the LOC130803524 gene encoding uncharacterized protein LOC130803524 isoform X5: MSFKGTQQKCKVCDKTVCLMDQLSADGVAYHKSCFNVITAKASFSSKRKATSTPSVSTIPSVSNYNYELNYPEGYDQGLHDYAKEVEREIHIEDEEEEPTTPIGILRSRQSSTESHEVQQQQQRQARGKQVNFQSIDGGTGYFYKHLAKKHEIIKETHAASGSGTTSGSRQWRMDIFGGD; this comes from the exons ATGTCGTTTAAAGGTACCCAACAGAAATGCAAAGTGTGTGATAAGACTGTTTGTTTGATGGATCAGCTTTCAGCTGATGGTGTTGCTTATCATAAGTCTTGCTTCAATGTAATCACTGCAAAAGCAAGCTTCag ctccaaaagaaaggccacttcaactccgtcggtatcaacaataCCTTcggttagtaattataattatgaattaaattatccagaagggtacgaccaaggattacacgattatgcaaaagaagtggaaagagaaatacataTTGAAGacgaagaagaggaaccaacaacccctattgggatacttAGATCTCGACAATCATCAACGGAATCACATGaagtacaacaacaacaacaaagacaagctcgtggtaaacaagtcaatttccaaagtatcg atGGTGGTACGGGATATTTctacaaacatttggcaaagaagcatgaaatcataaaagaaactcatgcagcaagcggcagtgGAACCACAAGTGGAAGTCGACAGTGGAGAATGGACATCTTcggcggag ATTAG
- the LOC130803524 gene encoding uncharacterized protein LOC130803524 isoform X3 has product MSFKGTQQKCKVCDKTVCLMDQLSADGVAYHKSCFNVITAKASFSSKRKATSTPSVSTIPSVSNYNYELNYPEGYDQGLHDYAKEVEREIHIEDEEEEPTTPIGILRSRQSSTESHEVQQQQQRQARGKQVNFQSIDGGTGYFYKHLAKKHEIIKETHAASGSGTTSGSRQWRMDIFGGDCFAIKSAKTIT; this is encoded by the exons ATGTCGTTTAAAGGTACCCAACAGAAATGCAAAGTGTGTGATAAGACTGTTTGTTTGATGGATCAGCTTTCAGCTGATGGTGTTGCTTATCATAAGTCTTGCTTCAATGTAATCACTGCAAAAGCAAGCTTCag ctccaaaagaaaggccacttcaactccgtcggtatcaacaataCCTTcggttagtaattataattatgaattaaattatccagaagggtacgaccaaggattacacgattatgcaaaagaagtggaaagagaaatacataTTGAAGacgaagaagaggaaccaacaacccctattgggatacttAGATCTCGACAATCATCAACGGAATCACATGaagtacaacaacaacaacaaagacaagctcgtggtaaacaagtcaatttccaaagtatcg atGGTGGTACGGGATATTTctacaaacatttggcaaagaagcatgaaatcataaaagaaactcatgcagcaagcggcagtgGAACCACAAGTGGAAGTCGACAGTGGAGAATGGACATCTTcggcggag ACTGTTTCGCCATCAAATCTGCAAAAACAATTACATAG
- the LOC130803524 gene encoding uncharacterized protein LOC130803524 isoform X4, protein MSFKGTQQKCKVCDKTVCLMDQLSADGVAYHKSCFNVITAKASFSSKRKATSTPSVSTIPSVSNYNYELNYPEGYDQGLHDYAKEVEREIHIEDEEEEPTTPIGILRSRQSSTESHEVQQQQQRQARGKQVNFQSIDEDEPIRNLFRQCHLLVVELFHMCGHILQNNQLIIRMFSYALVKFVKVKG, encoded by the exons ATGTCGTTTAAAGGTACCCAACAGAAATGCAAAGTGTGTGATAAGACTGTTTGTTTGATGGATCAGCTTTCAGCTGATGGTGTTGCTTATCATAAGTCTTGCTTCAATGTAATCACTGCAAAAGCAAGCTTCag ctccaaaagaaaggccacttcaactccgtcggtatcaacaataCCTTcggttagtaattataattatgaattaaattatccagaagggtacgaccaaggattacacgattatgcaaaagaagtggaaagagaaatacataTTGAAGacgaagaagaggaaccaacaacccctattgggatacttAGATCTCGACAATCATCAACGGAATCACATGaagtacaacaacaacaacaaagacaagctcgtggtaaacaagtcaatttccaaagtatcg atgaagatgaaccaataAGAAACCTTTttcggcaatgccacctcctagtggtagagctgtttcacatgtgtggtcatATTTTACAAAACAACCAACTGATAATTcggatgttttcttatgcacttgtcaaatttgtgaaagtcaaggggtaa